A section of the Macadamia integrifolia cultivar HAES 741 chromosome 9, SCU_Mint_v3, whole genome shotgun sequence genome encodes:
- the LOC122089394 gene encoding glucan endo-1,3-beta-glucosidase 4-like, with protein sequence MKPGKWRGSAFFLLAFMFYDVSGAFIGINIGTDVTSLPSAAEVVAILKAHQITHVRFYDANHQMLSALAGTGIEVMVGVTNEEVLGIGESPSVAAAWVNKNIAAYVPQTNITAIAVGSEVLTSIPNAAPILVPAMNYLHNALVASNLNFQVKVSSPQSMDIIPRPFPPSTATFNSTWNSTMYRFLQFLKNTGSFYMLNAYPYYGYTKGNGIFPIDYALFRPLSPTKQIVDPNTLFHYTSMFDSMVDATYFSMDALNFSGIPVLVTESGWPSLGGANESDATLANAQTYNNNLIRRVLNDSGPPSQPTIPINTYIYEMFNEDKRPGPTSEKNWGTFFTNGTTVYPLTLGSSSQLTGNSSGVGVFCVAKQGADSDALQAGLNWACGQGQANCNAIQEGKPCYNPDTLQNHASYAYNDYFHKMQSVGGTCDFGGTATITNVDPSYASCIFSGSSSSNTTGGTTPSALGPTSNIDAGSTSTLRVSKILYPILAILLSLF encoded by the exons ATGAAGCCTGGAAAATGGCGAGGAAGTGCATTTTTTCTACTAGCCTTCATGTTTTATGATGTGTCAG GTGCATTCATAGGGATAAACATTGGCACTGATGTCACCAGTTTGCCATCTGCTGCGGAAGTGGTTGCAATTCTTAAAGCTCATCAAATAACTCATGTCCGTTTCTATGATGCGAACCATCAAATGCTGAGTGCTCTTGCAGGGACTGGTATTGAAGTCATGGTGGGGGTCACTAATGAAGAGGTGCTAGGGATTGGAGAATCACCATCAGTTGCAGCAGCCTGGGTCAATAAGAATATTGCAGCCTATGTGCCACAAACCAATATCACAGCCATTGCTGTTGGCAGTGAGGTGCTGACTTCAATACCCAATGCTGCTCCCATACTGGTTCCAGCCATGAACTACCTTCATAATGCTCTGGTGGCTTCAAATCTCAATTTCCAGGTCAAAGTTTCAAGCCCACAGTCCATGGACATAATTCCTAGGCCTTTCCCCCCGTCCACTGCCACCTTCAATTCCACATGGAACTCCACCATGTACCGGTTCCTCCAGTTTTTGAAGAACACAGGATCCTTTTATATGTTAAATGCATACCCTTATTATGGTTACACTAAAGGGAATGGCATCTTTCCAATTGATTATGCTCTTTTTAGGCCTCTTTCTCCAACCAAACAAATTGTTGACCCCAATACTCTTTTCCACTACACCAGCATGTTTGACTCCATGGTTGATGCAACCTATTTCTCTATGGATGCACTCAACTTTTCTGGGATTCCTGTCCTAGTGACAGAATCAGGCTGGCCGTCTCTAGGTGGAGCCAATGAATCTGATGCAACTCTTGCGAATGCACAGACATACAACAACAACTTGATCCGCCGAGTGCTCAATGATTCAGGTCCTCCTAGTCAGCCAACTATTCCTATCAACACATACATTTATGAGATGTTCAATGAAGACAAACGGCCAGGGCCCACATCTGAGAAAAATTGGGGAACGTTTTTCACGAATGGGACAACTGTGTATCCTCTGACTCTGGGTTCTTCATCTCAACTTACTGGGAACTCTTCAGGTGTTGGGGTGTTCTGTGTGGCAAAACAAGGTGCAGATTCTGATGCATTGCAGGCTGGTCTGAACTGGGCTTGTGGACAAGGACAGGCTAATTGCAATGCTATTCAAGAGGGGAAACCATGCTATAATCCTGACACTCTCCAGAACCATGCCTCTTATGCTTATAATGATTATTTTCACAAAATGCAGAGTGTTGGTGGGACTTGCGATTTTGGTGGTACAGCCACCATTACCAATGTTGATCCCA GCTATGCATCGTGTATTTTTTCTGGAAG TTCTAGTTCAAACACTACTGGAGGAACAACCCCATCTGCACTTGGACCCACAAGCAACATTGATGCCGGTTCAACTTCAACCCTGCGAGTTTCCAAGATTCTATATCCAATCCTTGcaatccttctctctctcttctga